The genome window CAATATacttttttctctccctcttaaTCTCAATAGACTTAATTTCTCTCAatctttttcaaaagaaaaaagaatgaaaaaagaaggagaaaaacaacacaaattaaCTTTCTTTATGTTTATTGGACTTTGAGTCTCATAGACACaaattatcaagtttttttgtaatcatatgatttttttttaattatataatgtttgttgtatttgttttagTGGGATTAAGCTAAACTTATAAGATTTAATTAACTAGACTTGTCTTACCTGTTAGGTAGACCGTCAATTAGATATTGATTTCGCTGGCTCATCTTGAGTTCTAATGTTCAATATAATCCAATATTATTGATTTAGAGATAAGATTAATTATCACAATCCCATCTAGCATTTAAATACCAGCTTAAAATCATGAACGGCAGAATACGTCTACGGATTCCTTCAACTTAAACTGTTGACTGGGTATATatagttataaataaaagaaggatTATGAAGTCAACAACATTTGAATATCATTAACAATATCTGAGTTCAGGATCATGCATGAGCTAATTCTAAAAATTGTCGGCagaatgttaaaaatttattggtgGATCATCTGGAGAATCTTATGGCCGGCCATATaggaaagagaagagaggacaattatagatatatttttttcttacgaGGGCTACTGATTTGTGCAGAGAAAGCCGAATCAAATTGAGAAATACAGGAGGTCCATAGATTTAAGTGGACTACTCATTGGTTGCCATGAGATGGTGTGGGTGCGGCTAGTTTACAATGGTGGGGTTCTAGTTAATTATGGTTGTCATGATATAGTTGTTTAACCGGTTTAATGGATTGATCTGAAAAATTCATTCAGGATCCGAATCTTCATCTCGACTAAACTTTTAGTTATATAGAAAAAGATATTGATTCTATAAAAATGGTTATTCTTATTAGGTTTTTagtgatataattaatttatattgtgtcaacactaagaaaaaaaacaattgttttttaataaaaataattatcccaaattaaaataataatacaataacttaaatccttttataaattaatttttagattggGTCTCATAATTATGTTCGTGTGACTTGGTCTGCAAGGCTGTTTTTGAATAATGTCTTAAAAGAACTATAATTGATTTTAGAATggagaaattgttttttggtaAAAATCTAATAACAGCTCccattaatttaatagttttctgtattttaattttaatgtttagtGTCactaattaaaatgtttaagtAATGATATATATAGCAGGGAAAATTGGTTGCTTGTGCTGATGATCAAATACAAAGGATTTTGCGTTGAATTAGTAAATACTTGATCGATATTACATaaatggaataaaacttgacaAGCATCCTCTGTTACATGAGATTAAAGATCAAGTTAAGTCCTTCAGCTTTTCCCATTCAGTGAACTTAAATCTTTGCTTTGAATCATGCCATTTCAACCCCTCTACTTTCAATATTGTAAGGTAATTTGAGATTCTTTGTTCAATTACACCATAACATTTGTCAGTCATTTAGTTATTTAATTAGTAGTGGAGATGAATTAAGTGGTTTAAATCACTTTTAATCGGAAGATTCAAATTTGAAACAATATTCAATTTAACCAATTGCAAAAAGTACGTAGAGAGACCATGCTTGATTCTTAGCCAATATTGCactatatcattttattttttttaataacttcaAGGCATGCTCCCATTCCGAGAAACTCAGTCTTGACTTGTGCATCCCTAGCTAGACCAGCGTTTTACTTGAGGCATTCGATGTCtatataattaacaacaaaGTAATTGGCACTTCaagcttaatatatatataatcatcaaaccataattcaaaaatattaaaaacaggTAACGTGATATATGCCAGGGAAAGGGCATGTATCAAGCTCAACCGAGCGCGAGTTGAACCCTACCCTCAACCCTTATTTGTTTTGTTcagaagaaaaagaatgatAGTTGGCGATAAACAGTTGAACCATATCAAGTTCAAAGACGAGAGGAAGGAACACGAACTGGCTGAGCCTTATGTCCTTGTGTTTCCGTTTTGGCATTGATTTGGGCAGTCTTCTTGCTAGGAAAGTTCTCCGAGACAACAAAGTTTCGTGTTAAATCCCTTAACTGGAATTTCTGAACTTTTCCTGTTGAAGTCTTGGGTAACTCAGACATGAACTCCACCTTCTTTGGAACCATATAATGGGGAAGCTTTTTCCTGCAATAAGCAATAATATCAGCTTCTTTGACATCATCAGATTTCCCTTCTGAGTTCTTCTTAATGGCAAGAAAAGCGCAAGGACTTTCTCCCCAAACTGGGTGTGGCATGGCCACCACAGCTGCCTCTAGGACTCTTGGATGGCTGTAAAGGACAGACTCTAATTCTACACTGCTGATATTTTCACCACCAGATATAATGACATCTTTTGATCTGTCCTTGATTTCCAAGTATCCGTCAGGATGTATGACCCCAATATCGCCTGTAGCAAACCATCCATTCTTGAATGCTTTCGCGGTGGCCTTTGGGTCCTTGAAATATCCTTTCATAACGGTGCTTCCTCTCAGAACAATTTCCCCCATTGTTTTACCATCCCAAGGCACGCTGATCATTGTACTCAAATCTTTAACATCCATATGAGCAAGAGCTACTGTGTTAATCCCTTGTCTAGCCATGATTCTTGACTGATCTTGGCTAGGAAGATTGTTCCACTTAGCTTGCCACTCGCACACAAGGGCTGGTCCAACCTCTGTCAGGCCATAGGAATGAGTGACATGGAATCCTAATGGTTTCATCTTTTCAAGAAGTGAGGCCGGTGGTGGTGCACCACCGACAAGTATTTGGACAGGAGAAGATATTTCTCGACGCTCGTCAGGTTTGGCCTCAAGAATTATGTTGAAAACAATGGGTGCACAGCACATGTGAGTCACCTTGTGCTGAGCAATGTTCCTATACATGTCTTTAGCTGTGGTATTGCGTAGGCAAACGTTGGTTCCACCGCGTGCTGCAATGCCCCAAGCTAAGGTCCAGCCATTACAGTGGAACATAGGAAGAGACCACAAATACACAGGCTCACTTTCCATTTCCCAGCCAATGATTATGCCAAGGGAGCCAAGGAAGACACCTCTGTGGCTATAGACAACTCCTTTTGGCTCTGATGTTGTTCCAGACGTGTAATTCAAGGCTATGGGATCCCATTCATCTTGGACCTCATAAGGAATGTACCCTGGATTGCCCTTTCGGACAAGTTGTTCATACTCCCATTCGCCGAAAATGGCACCTGTCGGTGACTCAATGTCATCAATGAGAACGACTGAAGGGAGAACTAATTTGGATGAAATAGATTCacttgtcatcattatttggAGGGCCTGCCTTGCCAACTGCACAAATTGGTAGTCAACAAAGAAGACCTTCGCTTCTGAATGGCGCAGAATGGTGGCAACGTGATTTGGATTTAGCCTCGTGTTGATGGCATTGATCACCCCTCCTGCCATGGGCACTGCAAAGTGCATCTCATACAGAGCTGGAATGTTCGGAGCCAAAACCGAAACCTGTTAATAAGATAGTAAATAACATCGTAAGTGCACAAACAAATACGCTGGTCCAAGAATACCCTAGCCatcgaaacaaaacaaaaaatatggaCACGACATATGCTATATCCAAAAACTTACAACATCGTTTTTGGCAATATTAAAGGAACGGAGAGAATCAGCAAGGCGGAGGCAACGCTCATATGTTTGCTGCCATGTGAAGTGGGTTCTTTCGTGTACAACAGATAGGCGATTGCCATAAACTTTGGCAGCTCTCTTCAAGAAATTTATGGGTGTGAGGGGAACGTAATTTGCATCACATTTTGGAAGTTGATCCATGGAAGATTGCTTTATTAGAAAGAAAGAGGTGATATTGGTGGATAGTTTTAAGTTGATGTTGGATAATCGGTGTTTAAATAGGGAATCGAGGACACAAGTTGAAAGGTTAGGACCACCTAATTAATGAGATAAATAATTGGATAACCATAGCAAAGACTTGTCAAAGTAAATGATatgattgttgttattattgcaAAAGTCTTGGAACTTGCCAATAtgacccttattcttttaaaactTCTCCATATGTCCTcgtcaacttttcttttttaatttcgataagcgtttttttattttggttcctatttttttatgtaattttcatTATGcccccagttttttttttttttgtttttttgaatttgtttttgaacaCGAGGTCAAAAATCAGTTGCAACAATTGTCGCCTCTTTATGATACTTATAGTACAAAGTTattggaaattaatttttcctTGACATTTTATACTATGTTTGTAAGGtaatgcaataaaatattttaaaagaaaagcagTGTTGAGAATACTTAAAAAGTTCCAACCTCAATTGAAAAATCTaacaacctcaattaaaaaatttaaaatatttttcttaattgatgtCCATgtattcatgtatttatttatattccGTCTCTATTGCAAATCACTTTGTACATGATTAGACGACGAAAAGATGTGATATAATCGATTCTTAATTTTTACCACCATTGAAGTAATCAATTAATGTTTGCATATTAAAGTGACAACCACATTcacatgcatcaaaatgatgtggttgcggttgttttttaaagtatttttcatgttgaaatatattaaaatgatatttttttattttttaaaaattatttttaaaatcagcgcattaaaataatccaaaacataaaaaaatattaatttttaataaaaaaattaaatttttaaaaaatacagtttgCACGTATTCCCAAACAAAGTTAATATTCCGGTTGGAACCACCAAAATGCAAAACGTTCTCTGTTAATCTATATGGAGATGCAGTTcgaagattaaaaataataacttcaaGAGTTGGTAGGATggttaaaaaactatattttgagttgatttggtAATTTGCAAAATACAACTTGGACTAATAAAATAACACGTTTGAATAATTTCACGtgttagttaataaaaaatagtttaccACATTTTTTACTTGGTATGCGTTTCTAAATTGTTTGAATGAGTTTGGAGTTGCAAATTTCTATGGCACTCTAACTACTGAGTAACAAGAAgatactcttattttttttcattagagtTTAGCCCCTCAAAAGCATAGATCATGCTCTGTCACTAGTTGTTATACATGGTGATGGAATATAGAAGCTACGAAAAACTGCCTAAATCTCTATAGAATAATGATCTTAACTTGTTAATGTCAAAATCATGTGACTATTCTCATTTATATACAATTACAAAAGAagtttgaaatgtaaaaaatacattataaaagTGTCGCATGTGTGCGAGTGGCGTTGGGGAGtcatgggagtcgccacctagttgtTTAGTTCAATGTTATTAGAAAACTCAGGTGTTCAATTGGACCTCAATTAAcaaccaaacttttaaattttcttcaattttatccctgatTTCATCGATTTCAAACCTTGAAGTCTCGCGCTTCTTACAAATTAGttcttagttttgaattttttcatttaagccCCTAATTAcccatcaaattttaatatttatgcaattaagctcctgatttgaccaaattaactcttaaaatttacaatttaaaccctaaactttaatttcttccaattaaagcctaaattgactttaagaattaattttccttgcaattacgccctaaataaaatttaattaaactttgaaaaattctaTTTGAGTCCTTAAAATACAATGTTGAACTTTCTTCctcaaaattaaattctctttatcaataaggttaaaatttccaattttgtatattttgactcTACTCAACCAGTTTTTGGCAATTTCTTAGAAGTCCTGGTATGTTCTTCTCAACtgatagatatattttttttgtttctttttccttccatcatcattttgttttagttttttagtattctatcttttcttttttattatttttttatttatgcaaggccacaaaattgataaaacaaCAAGAATTCAAAGACATTCAAATACAATTAAGAGTTATATATCTTCTAAAGTAGATAAATGTTTATCTATAGCATTCAATAACAACCGGTGAATAAGATAAatgaaaatctaataaaatcttGGAGGAGATATCTGGAATGATTTGAATCTTGTAACTATCAAGCTAAATGATATAAACATTCCTTGAACTATAAGTTGTTTTATTTGacattctttgattttattgattttcttcatgaatttcTTCTCTTGAATTACAGGGTGTTTTGATTTACACTCCTTTTGTTATGTTTCATTGATTTTGAGTTGCATatgtttctttataaaatataaaaatattatactaaaattggtcaaaaaaacattaaaaaattaccttgataaaaacatcatttacaATAGATAAATTTTTCATCAAGAAATTAAGTACCCTAGATATATTTATAACTTTTGGTATATTTTAAGGAATAAAAGACTTGCATGTGATATTTAAGGACTATTTAACTCTTTGTTTGGTTTAATTCCTACTATTTAACTCTGGtggtatatttatattaattttttgttttcatatatatataatgactCTGCAAAACTTTATTATTGCAACTGCAGAAACAATAAAAGAGGGAGGCTGATTGAGCCATACCTCACATCCATAAACACTTAAAGCAAATCTAGCTAAAGAATGAGCAAACATATTGCCAGGGATATGTTAAAAGACTTTGCCTTCGACATAAATGTAATGAAATTCTTCTAAAATATGTAGGAATAGAGGGCACCATGCATTCCTTTACAagctatttaattaaatattaatttatatctttgcttttctttcatGTTGCGTGTGAGTGATAGTTTGAGCATTGAAAATTGTTATAGCCGAATTGCCGGATTGTAGTGCTGGGTTTTTCTCATTTAGTGGTTTCCACGCTAATGAGATACTTGTCATTTCTTCGAGAGTTACCATCATATTGTTCATGAATAATTAAATGGATGTAAGGGctcatcttttttctattaattatcAATGAAGCTCGGCGTTGAAATGAAAACGATACATGCATCTTACCAACTTCATGAATGGATATGTATCTTAATATAGAAATTGGAGTTGGTATGGGTTACCCAATAAACAAGTTTTTGAAGCTAATTCTTGatcaaacctatatatatatatatttggggtTTCTATCAAATAAAGACTTTCTAAATCACATATCCCTCAATGCAAACATTGATaggaaaataatacaaataccATTGAATGAggttttaatattgattttatattagtttttaacATATCTGGTGAGATAACaagtattttttagatttaaattagcacaaactcattattattttatactttttaaaaaactttaattagaaaaaataaaaataataaaatttaaacttataatGATTTGATCATAAAAGTTATAATATCatgtaaaacaatttttttagaataaaaactgAAATAGTTAGCTTAAACCTAATACATAACTTTATTAATTCAACTCTAATAAAAATATCGGGTGACGTAAAGTGACAAGTACATAAATAATTtagtttcaaaattttcaaacaattgAAACCTATCTTTGGTGGCGGCTGAATGCAATGTGTGAatggaaaacaatttttttttttaaaaaaatgtccgTGCAATAATGGGGTTAGCATTAGGATGAAATGTGTTATATATTACCCTGtgtttttattaactaaaaatatatttaaataatatttttttatttttaatttaaaatcatttaaaattacataaaaaaacattaatctttTGTATTACAAcctgcttttcaaaatgttttttacttaaaaaaataattaattatatatttttatttttaacatcaacatattaaaatcatttaaaaataattaaaaataatattttttgtgttacagtctatttttaaaattgtttttcacttgaaaaatcattaattttaatcctttttcagtaaaaatattttaaaaaatagattgtaacataaaaacaaatactcatGAAATCTCCCTCCCTTGTTTTAATGATATAACAAATTTAGtctattttcaattcaatttctacaaataaaaaagtacattattttttttccggcaAAAGTTTTTGGTTATACATTTAACCTTTCCAATTAATGATGGAAAAGGTGACCTTCCTCCCCCCAGTATGCAAAAGTAGTATGTTcactttaatttctaattataaTGTATATATTGCCTGACATGGTTAAGTTTGCCTCTACCTACCTTAAAGAAAAGAAGTTTTTTGGCTCCCATGGACTTCAATCTTAGATCTTTCCTAATGGTGTGGATGTTATTTTTGCCGCCATGTATAACTACCCGATTCTTCGCTGGAggccatttatatatatatagttgttgGTATATGTTGCTTTCTATAGGTTATTTCTTGCAGCAATTAATTACTCTATCCAGCATTGAATGATTCATACTAACTATATATTTTTCGTATTATATTTTGGTGTGACAGTGACTGGAAAGATGCTATCATTTATTGTTTGACTTCCAATACTCGTATGTTTCCTCCTAGCATttaaagaattgaatttttgttcttgaaattcttAGGTTCCAtcttagggggggggggggggggaatgtCATATTAACTAGACGTTGTGATATTGAGATTtggataaaaaggaaaaaaaaaagttaatttgtcAATTGTTTGGTGCCTTCCGTGAGCATGATTCATTTTGCAATGATAGCAATGCCCTTAACCTCTCTTATCTACGTGAagataataatgatttaataaaacaacaCAATCTTTGTACATTGTAaaagtaaataatttaattattattttcttaaaattaatcattttatcaattacaaaaaaagtaatcattttctaatttatttatttatttagtttcacAAATTCAGTAATTAGTTGTGATTatagatataatattttttttatttttagttaagagTGAATGGGAatattgatgaattttaaaagtataaataaagTTTATCTAAAATATCTTCAACAATCTAAGAGGcgtttgttttacataaaatatttgacatacaaaaaaatattttacctatAGCATTTtacatagaaaatattttatgatgtttagtaaacaataaaataaaaaatataattgtagtAAATGATAATGGTAAGGTAGTGGTGGTGATGGTTAAGAAGTGAGGGCAGGCTAGGAGTGACGGTTGTGATGgtggcatgatgatggtggaaTGGTAGCAATTATAAAGGTAGGCTGCCTTTAATGATGAATCAGCAAGATTTGGAAGAAAACCAAGTCTAAgcaaaaactgattaaaatgcTAGAACAATGATTGGAGGGCATGTTTCAGACTATAAAGAGCCCATTGTAAGCAACAAACATAAAGGGAAATTTAGGATCAATATATCCAAGAGGTTGTTCCGTGTAGATTGCCTCTTTAAGTAAACCATgcagaaaaacatttttaatatcaagttgATGAAAATCCTAATTATGAATAGTAGCAAGTGTCAAGATAATTCTAACAATGGCAAGACGAACAACTAGAGTGAATGTTTCGTCAAAGTCAATGCCATGTTTTTAGAGAAATCCTGTGCCACAAGACGAGCTTTGTGACGTTCTATAGAACCATTTACTTAAAGCTTCGTCTTGAAAATCCACTGACAACCAACAAAATTATGATTACTTGGACGAGAAACTAAATGTTATGTGTTATTCTACTTGAGAGCAGTAATTTCATAATCCATAACAAAAGGCCATTCGGGATGCTTGATGGTCAACTTAAATCCACGAGGTTCCTTAACTACAAGATGTACATGAAACCACAATGAATGAATAATGTGAGGCTTAACAATATCGTTCTTAGCACGAGTAACCATAGGGTGACTAGTGGTTGGTGGTAGacgagaagaagaaaaaagaagaagcagaaggtATGGTTTCTAAGGTCATCATCGGCGATAAAGGCTATAAGAAATCTTCTGAATATGGTGAAGGAATGTGTGAATCAGCACAAGGAACACATGAGTAGAATGTGAGGCGATGAGCTGAAATCACACCTAAAGTTGAAGTATCACTAAAAGAAAACTAGTCAGAAGAATCATCAAAAGTAATATAATCAGTTTCACCTAAAGATGGAAGAGGTGAAGAAGCAGAAGCGTAAGGAAAGTattcttcaaaaaattatacatgTCGAGAAATGTATACCCGATTAGTTTTCTTATCCAAGCAACGAAAACCTTTATGAAGGTGACTATAACCAATGAAAACATAAAGTATAGACCTTAAAGACAATTTATTAGGCACGtaattatgaagaaaaagaaaacagaggtAATCAAAAGTATGGAGCATGGAAAAAGAAGGAGGGTGACCATATAAAGTTTCATAAAGAGACTTACCATCAAGAACCAGTGATGGGAGACGATTGATGAGATAACAAGCCATGGAAAAAGATTCAACCCATAAATATAAAGGCACATTAGAATGAAACATAAGTGTAAGACCAGTTTCCGGAATATGACAATGCTTTCTTTCAACAATGCCATTCTTATTCGGAGTATAAGGACAAGCAATACGTTGTATTATACCATTCTCATGAAGAAATGAggtaaaatgattatttataaACTCAGTACCGCCATCACATTGAAAGGATTTgattttaaagtcaaattaaGTTTGGACATACTTATGAAAGTGAACAAATATGTcaaaaaattcagactttagttTTAACGGATAAAACcaactaaaatatgaaaattcatCGATCAAAACGCAATAGTACTTATAACTAGATGGAGAAGTAACCGGGAAGAGACCTCATAAATCATAATGTATATGTTCGAATAAAGAATTACATTGTTGATCTAAACTAGAGAATGGTAAATGATGACTTTTACCTAGTTAACAACCAAAACAAAGTTTAGAATCAATCATCCGATTAtcagaaactaaaataacaccttgtttatttatagaggaaacaatatgaaaaaaggGATGTCCTATTTATGCATGTGAAGTAATGGATGAAGCACGAAGATTACATGTAAAAAagactagataaaaaaaacttgcatggCCACAGTAAAAAACATATAGCTTGTTCTTACATCGACCTATTCCCACCACCATTCTTGTTGTTAGGTCATGTATGAAAAAACCAGAGGAAGAAAAATTGACTAAGCAATTGTTCTCAAGAGTAAATTTGTTGATTAACAAAAGATTTTTTGTAAGGCTAGCCACAGGGAGAACATTAGATAAAGGTAAATGATGAGAAGtaataatagatttgatttctcCAATTCAAGAAATAGACATGGAATTACCATTATTGATATACACCTTTTGACTACCAGTATAAGGAACAGAACTGTCAAAGACATTAACAACATTTTTAATATGTGAAGTAGCCCCAATATCGGTATACCATTCAGAATTAGTAGATGGATCAACTGAGGTAGCAGTAAAGGCTTCAATTAAGCCATCCCCTTTGGCTTTCTTTAATAACTTGCTAAGTTTTTGACACTTTTTGGCAGTGTTCCTCTTTTTGTTACACCACTGACAGGTAACGACCGAAGATCTGGAAAAATTTCCAGAAGTGGATGAAGAGATAGCAGACTTTGGATGACCAAAATGACACTGAAAGAGGAACCTTGTTATGTAACAAAAGTAGACTAAGAGATGAATCATCGTGAAGAGACCGAGAGAAAAGCTCATGGCTGAAAACCTGTGGTACCAAGTTGGCAAAGGAAGGCATTGATAATGGTGATAATATTGAGATTGAAAAAGTTTTATAATCAGATCCAAGACCATGAAGAAACCAGTATACCTTATTTGTGTCATTAACAAGTTTGTCAATTACACTAAGTTGATCATAAAATGAGCGAAAGGAACGAGCATATTCAGCAACACCACGAGAGCCTCATTGTATCAGTTGGAGTTTGTCTTTCAATTGAATTTATCGGATCTTAGAACTGTATGGAAAAAAAAGACTTCAAGAGCTAGCTAAGCATCATAAGCAGTAGAGTAATCAACAACTTCAGCCATACATTACTTAGTGAGAAAGGCATAAAGAAGGTTGAGTATAATATGATCTTATGCGTGctattttttgtaaaaagaaTTTGGTACTAGATCAGTATCTTGGTGAATCTAAACAGAAAGTACTAGAAAAGATTCATCTAAATAGACCATTAGATCCTGACtttcaaataaaagaacaagTTGACGACACCACAAGAGGTAATTTGTGGGAGTGAGTTTGATGGTCTCCATATGAACCATCGTATTGAGTGGAATTTGGTTGGTAGAAAATTCAGCCATAATATCTTGCAAGAATTTCAAACCAGCTTTGATACCATGTAAAGGTAATGCCACACTAATATGTTGTGTGGAGATCTTTATTTATAGACAGCATATACATGGTATCTgtacaatcataaaaatagaaataaatatacaaagtaAATGTACAATTGTGTGGagtatcactaatatatatctTAGTCATAATTAAGGGAGTCAAATATGTTGCTAATAGCAATAATGACAGTAGTGGAGTGATGAAGTGGTAATTATAGGGTGACAGCAATCAGATGGAAATGGTCATGGTGGTGTTGGCATTGGCATTTATAATGATGAAGATGGTGATGGTAATAGAGGGTGATTGAAATTATTTGATGACATTgtgaatgaattattttttataaaatattttatgagaatcaaatacaaaaaaaaaaaagagaatatattattctataaaata of Populus trichocarpa isolate Nisqually-1 chromosome 16, P.trichocarpa_v4.1, whole genome shotgun sequence contains these proteins:
- the LOC7458915 gene encoding trans-cinnamate:CoA ligase, peroxisomal codes for the protein MDQLPKCDANYVPLTPINFLKRAAKVYGNRLSVVHERTHFTWQQTYERCLRLADSLRSFNIAKNDVVSVLAPNIPALYEMHFAVPMAGGVINAINTRLNPNHVATILRHSEAKVFFVDYQFVQLARQALQIMMTSESISSKLVLPSVVLIDDIESPTGAIFGEWEYEQLVRKGNPGYIPYEVQDEWDPIALNYTSGTTSEPKGVVYSHRGVFLGSLGIIIGWEMESEPVYLWSLPMFHCNGWTLAWGIAARGGTNVCLRNTTAKDMYRNIAQHKVTHMCCAPIVFNIILEAKPDERREISSPVQILVGGAPPPASLLEKMKPLGFHVTHSYGLTEVGPALVCEWQAKWNNLPSQDQSRIMARQGINTVALAHMDVKDLSTMISVPWDGKTMGEIVLRGSTVMKGYFKDPKATAKAFKNGWFATGDIGVIHPDGYLEIKDRSKDVIISGGENISSVELESVLYSHPRVLEAAVVAMPHPVWGESPCAFLAIKKNSEGKSDDVKEADIIAYCRKKLPHYMVPKKVEFMSELPKTSTGKVQKFQLRDLTRNFVVSENFPSKKTAQINAKTETQGHKAQPVRVPSSRL